The segment TTCATGATAGAAGTTGAGGAGAACAAGCGGGCGGAGGGTATGTACGACAAGATGGGCAATGTAGGCGCGCATGAGATCATCGTTGAGAGCAGATCGCATACCAAAACTATGTCCACGTATACGGAGCAGGACCTTTCCATGCTGCTCGAGATGTACCAGGAACGCGTAACCGATCTGAGAAGGGACAAACGCTTCAAGTACGTACAGGTCTTCAAGAACCATGGGGAGCTCGCCGGTTCCTACATCGTACATCCCCACTCACACGTGCTTGCCACGCCGATCGTGCCGGCGGGGATTGCCACAGAGGTCCTCAATACGCGGATGCACTATCTGCAGAAAAGGCGGTGTCTCATCTGTGACATCCTGAATCAGGAGATACGTCAGGGTAAGAGATTGGTGAGCCTGAACAAAAGTTTTGCGGCCATCTGCGTCTTTGCTCCGCGGTTTCCCTATGAGACCTGGGTTGTGCCGAGATCCCATGACGTCTTCTTCGAAGCATTCCGCGATCCCGCCGTGAAGAACGATTTTGTAAGTATCGTACTCGACCTTATGAAAAGGATAGAGCAGCTCACGAGCGCCTACACGCTGGAGATCCACACGGCCCCAACCATGGTATTCAGGGACGCATATAGCGAAGAGGCGCCTATAGAGGATTATTTCCACTGGCACGTGGAGATACTGCCGAGAGACTTCAGGTCTTCGAAGTACAAGCGAGACGACGAATTCCACGTGGTTTCCATAACGCCTGAGCAGGCGGCCGATGCGCTTAAACGAGAGAAAGGGTAGGGAGAGTCTATGAGGATGCTCTGGTTCTGGTTTGTCTTCGGTGTTTTTTTCACGCTCGCCGTCATCATGATAGTTTTTGGCATCCATTTTATCAGCGACATATATTACTACGGCGAGGGGGAGAACATCTTTGGGTCTCTGATAATAGGGATTATCCTTTTGCTTGCAGGAGGGGGGATTCT is part of the Syntrophorhabdaceae bacterium genome and harbors:
- a CDS encoding DUF4931 domain-containing protein, whose protein sequence is MAELRRNPLSGDWVVVGYGVTRSGGTGPCPFCPGNESSTPASIREYKDSAGDWLIRCFPAANPVFMIEVEENKRAEGMYDKMGNVGAHEIIVESRSHTKTMSTYTEQDLSMLLEMYQERVTDLRRDKRFKYVQVFKNHGELAGSYIVHPHSHVLATPIVPAGIATEVLNTRMHYLQKRRCLICDILNQEIRQGKRLVSLNKSFAAICVFAPRFPYETWVVPRSHDVFFEAFRDPAVKNDFVSIVLDLMKRIEQLTSAYTLEIHTAPTMVFRDAYSEEAPIEDYFHWHVEILPRDFRSSKYKRDDEFHVVSITPEQAADALKREKG